The Denticeps clupeoides chromosome 5, fDenClu1.1, whole genome shotgun sequence genome includes a region encoding these proteins:
- the ctnnb1 gene encoding catenin beta-1 isoform X1, translating to MATQSDLMELDMVMEPDRKAAVSHWQQQSYLDSGIHSGATTTAPSLSGKGNPEEDDVDNQVLYEWEQGFSQPFSQDQVADIDGQYAMTRAQRVRAAMFPETLDEGMQIPSTQFESSHPTNVQRLAEPSQMLKHAVVNLINYQDDAELATRAIPELTKLLNDEDQVVVNKAAVMVHQLSKKEASRHAIMRSPQMVSAVVRTMQNTGDVETARCTAGTLHNLSHHREGLLAIFKSGGIPALVKMLGSPVDSVLFYAITTLHNLLLHQEGAKMAVRLAGGLQKMVALLNKTNVKFLAITTDCLQILAYGNQESKLIILASGGPQALVNIMRTYTYEKLLWTTSRVLKVLSVCSSNKPAIVEAGGMQALGLHLTDPSQRLVQNCLWTLRNLSDAATKQTSLAEVDVMQEGMEGLLGTLVQLLGSDDINVVTCAAGILSNLTCNNYKNKMMVCQVGGIEALVRTVLRAGDREDITEPAICALRHLTSRHQDAEMAQNAVRLHYGLPVVVKLLHPPSHWPLIKATVGLIRNLALCPANHAPLREQGAIPRLVQLLVRAHQDTQRRTSMGGTQQQFVEGVRMEEIVEGCTGALHILARDVHNRIVIRGLNTIPLFVQLLYSPIENIQRVAAGVLCELAQDKEAAEAIEAEGATAPLTELLHSRNEGVATYAAAVLFRMSEDKPQDYKKRLSVELTSSLFRTEPMAWNETGELGLDIGAQGEPLGYRPEDPNYRSFHAGGYQDGMPMDPMMDHEMAGHHPGPDYPVDGLPDLGHTQDLIDGLPPGDSNQLAWFDTDL from the exons ATATTGACGGGCAGTACGCCATGACCAGAGCGCAGCGCGTGCGAGCCGCCATGTTCCCCGAGACGCTGGACGAGGGCATGCAGATCCCCTCCACGCAGTTCGAGTCCTCCCACCCCACCAACGTCCAGCGCCTGGCCGAACCTTCACAGATGCTCAAGCACGCGGTCGTCAACCTCATCAACTACCAGGACGACGCGGAACTGGCCACTCGAGCCATCCCCGAGCTCACCAAGCTGCTGAACGATGAAGACCAG GTGGTGGTGAACAAGGCCGCGGTCATGGTGCACCAGCTCTCCAAGAAAGAGGCGTCCCGCCACGCCATCATGCGCTCCCCCCAGATGGTGTCTGCCGTGGTGCGGACCATGCAGAACACTGGCGACGTGGAGACGGCCCGCTGCACTGCCGGGACCCTCCATAACCTCTCCCACCACAGGGAGGGGCTGCTCGCCATCTTCAAGTCCGGGGGCATCCCCGCCCTCGTCAAGATGCTGGG GTCTCCGGTAGACTCTGTTCTGTTTTATGCCATCACCACCCTCCACAACCTGCTGCTGCACCAGGAAGGAGCCAAGATGGCCGTGCGTCTTGCCGGCGGGCTGCAGAAAATGGTCGCTCTGCTCAACAAGACCAACGTGAAGTTCCTGGCCATCACCACAGACTGCCTACAGATCCTCGCTTACGGCAACCAGGAGAGCAAG CTGATCATCCTGGCCAGCGGAGGTCCCCAGGCGCTGGTGAACATCATGCGGACCTACACGTACGAGAAGCTGCTCTGGACGACCAGCAGGGTGCTGAAGGTGCTGTCTGTCTGCTCCAGCAACAAGCCGGCCATCGTGGAAGCCG GTGGCATGCAGGCTTTGGGGCTGCACCTCACCGACCCCAGCCAGCGCCTGGTGCAGAACTGCCTCTGGACCCTCAGAAACCTGTCCGACGCCGCCACCAAGCAG ACGTCGTTAGCAGAAGTAGATGTGATGCAG GAGGGCATGGAGGGCCTGCTGGGGACGCTGGTGCAGCTGCTGGGCTCGGACGACATCAACGTGGTGACGTGCGCCGCCGGCATCCTGTCCAACCTGACCTGCAACAACTACAAGAACAAGATGATGGTGTGCCAGGTGGGCGGCATCGAGGCGCTGGTGCGCACCGTGCTCCGCGCCGGCGACCGGGAGGACATCACCGAGCCGGCCATCTGCGCCCTGCGCCACCTGACCAGCCGCCACCAGGACGCGGAGATGGCCCAGAATGCCGTGCGACTGCACTACGGGCTGCCTGTGGTGGTGAAGCTGCTGCATCCGCCTTCACACTGGCCCCTGATTAAG GCCACTGTGGGTTTGATCCGTAACCTGGCTCTGTGCCCGGCCAACCACGCCCCTCTGCGCGAGCAGGGCGCCATCCCTCGGCTGGTGCAGCTTCTGGTCCGTGCTCACCAGGACACCCAGCGCCGCACGTCCATGGGCGGCACCCAGCAGCAGTTTGTG gaGGGcgtgaggatggaggagattgTCGAAGGCTGCACCGGTGCACTGCACATCTTGGCCCGGGACGTCCACAACCGAATCGTCATCCGCGGACTCAACACAATCCCGCTCTTTGTACAG CTGCTCTACTCTCCAATAGAGAACATCCAGCGTGTGGCGGCTGGCGTGCTTTGTGAACTGGCACAGGACAAAGAGGCAGCTGAAGCCATCGAGGCAGAGGGAGCAACTGCCCCTCTCACAGAGCTCCTGCACTCCAGGAATGAGGGCGTGG CCACGTATGCCGCAGCTGTGCTGTTCCGCATGTCTGAGGACAAACCTCAGGACTACAAGAAACGTCTGTCGGTAGAGCTCACCAGCTCCCTCTTCAGGACCGAGCCCATGGCCTGGAACGAG ACCGGAGAACTTGGCCTGGACATCGGTGCCCAGGGAGAGCCGCTGGGCTACAGACCAGAGG ATCCCAACTACCGCTCATTCCACGCAGGCGGCTACCAGGACGGCATGCCGATGGACCCCATGATGGACCACGAAATGGCTGGGCACCACCCCGGCCCTGACTACCCTGTGGATGGCCTGCCTGACCTTGGCCACACCCAGGACCTGATTGATGGGCTCCCGCCTGGCGACAGCAATCAGCTGGCGTGGTTCGACACGGATCTGTAA
- the LOC114789813 gene encoding serine/threonine-protein kinase ULK4-like, which yields MLALSPDVVTLLVSCLLYVQKEPLLEVKAGSPLLLSLLEILHNLLRHVSTVVRHALQKTGSVVETEAAEELLLVNKPLTQLNSVLIHMLLSGDPEVYEEASQCLSLLVQMYGGCSPDCFRPEDLQVLTEALELQTHPKQQRLLLRIIKRLVTETHVPDWTSPDGRALVHVLQKLSQHSRSHADVSVWSLAEEILKIVGL from the exons ATGTTGGCTCTGTCCCCAGACGTGGTGACACTGCTGGTCAGCTGCCTCCTGTACGTGCAGAAGGAGCCGTTGTTGGAGGTGAAGGCCGGCAGCCCGCTGCTCCTCTCGCTGCTGGAGATCCTCCACAACCTGCTACGACACGTCTCCACCGTGGTCCGGCACGCTCTGCAG AAGACAGGCAGCGTGGTGGAGACCGAGGCTGCAGAGGAACTTCTGCTCGTCAACAAACCACTAACACAACTCAACAGCGTCCTCATCCACatg CTCCTGTCTGGAGACCCGGAGGTGTACGAGGAGGCCAGCCAGTGCCTGTCCCTGCTGGTCCAGATGTATGGGGGCTGCAGTCCAGACTGCTTCAGACCAGAAGACCTGCAGGTTCTGACCGAGGCGCTGGAGCTCCAGACGCATCCCAAACAGCAGCGTCTGCTGCTGCGCATAATCAAGCGCCTG GTAACCGAGACACACGTCCCTGACTGGACGTCACCAGACGGCCGCGCACTCGTCCACGTTCTCCAGAAGCTGTCCCAACATTCCAG GTCCCATGCTGACGTGTCCGTGTGGTCGCTGGCAGAAGAGATCTTAAAGATTGTTGGTCTGTGa